From Chryseobacterium camelliae:
ATGTTGCTGTCAAGCCAGTATTTTCAAATTTTTCATGTATACGGATTTTAACTGCGCACAGTAAAAAAGTAGTTTTTCTAATGAGTTGTTAATTGTATTATTTCACCACCAACTTTTACCGCTTCACCTATTTATTATATCATCGGTTTTAATATTTTGCTTTCTTTGTATTAATGAATAAGAATGAGAGAAAAATATATCTTTATAGTGCCTTTTTGATCACACTAATGGTCAATTCTGCAAAATTGATGGCCCTTAACAGTGATGGGATTATCGCCCGTTACTGGCAGTTCAATATTGGGGAATATGGCTATCAGTTTTTGTATAATATGGGATTCTGCATTTTGTTACTGTATCTCAATCTGTCCCAGGGTAAGTTTCTGAGTGTTTATAGAGAAAACAAACAATATTGGAGACTCTATACATTCAATGTCTTGATTTTGGTGGCAGCTATTATACTGGGAAGCACGATCCATTCTTTACTTTTTGGAACTCCCCAACTTACAGGAGGAAGAATCAGAGGATATTTTGCCCGGTTTTTGCTCAGCAGTATCATGATTGCAGTCGTTATCCGCCTTATTCTTCTGATGCGTGAAAGCAGAAATAAGGACCTTATCAACGAACAGCTGAATTCCGCTTACCTTAAGGCACAACTACAATTGCTCCAGGAACAGCTTAACCCGCATTTTCTATTCAATACATTGAGCAGCCTTTCTGCTATAGTAAGAGAAAATCCAAATCTGGCTCAAAACTATATTCTCCATCTTTCCAAAATCTTCAGATATACGCTGGTTCATTCAGGTAACAATATGGTAAGTCTCGAGAAAGAGCTTGAACATCTGAAATCTTATATCCAACTGGTAAAAATGCGGCTGGAAAATGCATTTCAGATTCATGTCAATATCAGCAAAGATTGTATAAATAAACAAATTCTTCATTTATCACTGCAACCCCTGGTGGAAAATGCTGTTAAACATAACAAAGCTACCCTTTCAAATCCTTTAACCGTAGAGATTTTTGAAGAAGACAAATGGCTTATTATCCGAAATAATCTCCAGCCCTCCATCAGTGAGACAGAAGGCACCGGGCTTGGTCTTACCAACCTGAATGAGAGATACAAACTACAACTCCATAAAGAAATAGAGATTTTCCAGACGAAAGAACATTTCATCGTAAAGCTTCCCTTATTATGAAAAAATATTTACATATTGTAATTATCGAAGATGAAGCTGCAACCGCAAGAAATCTTGAGTATATCCTGAAAGAAATCAACCCGGAAATCCAAATTGTGAAGACTTTACCAAGTATAGCAGAAGCAGTGGATTGGTTCAGATTAAACAATAGTGTTTATAATCTTATATTTTCAGACATAAGGCTTTCTGATGGGTTATCATTTGAAATCTTCAGACAGGTAAGCATAAAAAAACCCGTTATTTTTGTTACGGCATATAATGATTATGCTATCGAGGCCTTTCGTAACAACGGCATTGATTATGTGCTAAAACCTTTTGATGGAGAAGAAATACAGCGGACTTTACTTAAATATGACACGCTTATTGCTGATGATTCAAAAAATGGACAGGACAAAACAGAATTTCTACTAAAGGAGCTGCAATATACAACAAGGCAATATAAAAAATCCTTCCTTATTCATTACTGCGGCAGGCTTATCCCTGTTGACGCGGCTAAAATCAATTGGTTCCATACCGCAAATGAAATAGTATATGCACATATGGCTGATGGCAGACAATATGTAATGGAATATACCCTGGAACAGCTGGAACATGAGCTCGATCCTACTCTCTTTTTCCGGGCTAACCGCCAATTCATTATCAACAAGAATTCTGTAGATGCAGTAGAATATTTCTTTAATGGGAGACTGCTGGTCAAAATACATCCGCTACCTCAGGAACAAATCCTTGTCAGTAAGGCAAAAGCGATGCATTTTAGAAAGTGGCTGGATCAATAATGAATTCACCCCGGAATTTAGCAGCCTCATCCTTTTTTATCTTAAAGGAACTAATTGTTCTTGTTACATTTGTTTCATCAAAATTAAAATTTTCCAAGATGATTTTAAAACAAAAACAATGGCCCATTCTTGTGACAGCATTTCTATGTATGACATTTGCAAATGTAACGGCACAGGCAAAAAAATTAAAGGACAGTACTCCCGAACAGCGTGCAAAGATGATGACGGAGTGGATGACAGGTAAATTAGCATTAAATACCAAGCAAGTTGAGCAGGTCTCTGCTCTTAATCTTCAGTATGCCCAAAAGAATGACCCGATTCTGCAAAGTAATGAAGGTAAACTCGCTAAATTCAAAAAACTAAAAGCTTTACAGAAAGAAAAATCCAATGCGCTGAGCCAAATTCTGGATGCAGGACAATACAAGAAATATGAGGAAATTAAAGATCAGATGGTTCAACATATTAAAGACAAAAGAAAATGAAAAAACTATTCTATCCATGGGTAATGATTTTTTTTATTACCACTTCTGCATGCTCTCAAAGCACTAACGACACTGACGAAGCTGCTCCTATTCAGACAAAACTTGGCAACAGCTTTCAGGGACCTATTCAGAAACCGGCATCAGGATATGGCACAGACGGAAATTATGAAGTGGCCGAAATAGACTTTAGTAATCCACAGTATACGGGAACACAGGTTTCAATTTTCTATCCTAAAGGGATTACTTCTCCTCGACCTACTATATTCTTTTCACATCCCTTTGGTGGTGAGGATAAAGAATACAATATAGAGCTGTATAACTTTATTGCCAAAAAAGGTTATGTGGTAGTGTTTGTGCCTTATCGCACCATTGATATCAGTGTTGATCACCGTTACCAAACCCTGTGGGAAGGCTTCATAAAAGCTGCCGCAGATTATCCCAATATTATTGATACTCAGAAAGTAGGCTTTATGGGGCATTCTTTCGGTGGTGGAGCAAGTATTGATCTTGCCTATAAAGCATTTACGGAAAAAGGCTGGGGGCAGAACGGGCGTTTTCTTTTTACTATGGCTCCATGGTATTCTTTTAACTGGAACAGCTCATTAAGTACCCAACAGCAATTGCAAAGTTTTCCTTCTAATACCAAAATGATCACCCAAGTCTATGATGAAGATGATGTAAATGATCACAGGATGGCAATCGATATTTTTAAAA
This genomic window contains:
- a CDS encoding LytR/AlgR family response regulator transcription factor, with product MKKYLHIVIIEDEAATARNLEYILKEINPEIQIVKTLPSIAEAVDWFRLNNSVYNLIFSDIRLSDGLSFEIFRQVSIKKPVIFVTAYNDYAIEAFRNNGIDYVLKPFDGEEIQRTLLKYDTLIADDSKNGQDKTEFLLKELQYTTRQYKKSFLIHYCGRLIPVDAAKINWFHTANEIVYAHMADGRQYVMEYTLEQLEHELDPTLFFRANRQFIINKNSVDAVEYFFNGRLLVKIHPLPQEQILVSKAKAMHFRKWLDQ
- a CDS encoding sensor histidine kinase; the protein is MALNSDGIIARYWQFNIGEYGYQFLYNMGFCILLLYLNLSQGKFLSVYRENKQYWRLYTFNVLILVAAIILGSTIHSLLFGTPQLTGGRIRGYFARFLLSSIMIAVVIRLILLMRESRNKDLINEQLNSAYLKAQLQLLQEQLNPHFLFNTLSSLSAIVRENPNLAQNYILHLSKIFRYTLVHSGNNMVSLEKELEHLKSYIQLVKMRLENAFQIHVNISKDCINKQILHLSLQPLVENAVKHNKATLSNPLTVEIFEEDKWLIIRNNLQPSISETEGTGLGLTNLNERYKLQLHKEIEIFQTKEHFIVKLPLL
- a CDS encoding alpha/beta hydrolase translates to MKKLFYPWVMIFFITTSACSQSTNDTDEAAPIQTKLGNSFQGPIQKPASGYGTDGNYEVAEIDFSNPQYTGTQVSIFYPKGITSPRPTIFFSHPFGGEDKEYNIELYNFIAKKGYVVVFVPYRTIDISVDHRYQTLWEGFIKAAADYPNIIDTQKVGFMGHSFGGGASIDLAYKAFTEKGWGQNGRFLFTMAPWYSFNWNSSLSTQQQLQSFPSNTKMITQVYDEDDVNDHRMAIDIFKNINISNAEKDFVYIKSSTINGYNYITDHAMPSSRKVFDALDYYGVYRLLDAMMDYSFNGNSNAKNVALGNGSASQITMPSYSGQSMAPLEVTDNPTPKYPQGKYQFQCGDSTNPRISYCN